Proteins from one Vanessa atalanta chromosome 15, ilVanAtal1.2, whole genome shotgun sequence genomic window:
- the LOC125069347 gene encoding respirasome Complex Assembly Factor 1 gives MSSKNKSSDSLTKSKVTECVWKKAFSSSTEWPDKEEFLDVIYWMRQAIGIALGLCWGILPLKGFVGLLLFVIVNAAVIYFYVNNFQSVDEEEFGGMWEITKEGFMTSFAGFLVTWIIMYTGLHGSNIL, from the exons atgtcGAGTAAAAACAAATCATCGGATAGTTTGACTAAGAGTAAAGTAACGGAATGTGTTTGGAAAAAAGCTTTTTCATCTAGCACTGAATGGCCCGACAAG GAAGAGTTTCTGGACGTGATTTACTGGATGCGGCAAGCCATAGGTATAGCTTTGGGCTTGTGTTGGGGGATACTGCCATTGAAAGGATTTGTCGGATTATTGCT ttttgtGATTGTGAATGCAGCAGTgatttacttttatgtaaataattttcaaagtgTGGATGAGGAAGAATTTGGAGGGATGTGGGAAATAACGAAAGAGGGTTTTATGACTTCATTTGCTGGATTTTTG GTGACATGGATTATAATGTACACAGGATTACATGGAAGTAATatcttatga
- the LOC125069312 gene encoding U1 small nuclear ribonucleoprotein A, producing MTMDIRPNHTIYINNLNEKIKKEELKKSLYAIFSQFGQILDIVAMKTLKMRGQAFVIFKEISSATVALRSMQGFPFYDKPMRIQYSKLDSDVIAKVKGTFQERPKRPKLPKSTEDGKKKKNKDPNRPAVPGFGQPSLLNNVNVEQPPNQILFLTNLPDETSEMMLSMLFNQFPGFKEVRLVPNRHDIAFVEFANEMQSAAAKEALQGFKITPTHAMKISFAKK from the exons ATGA CTATGGACATTCGCCCCAACCACACGATATATAtcaacaatttaaatgaaaaaataaagaaagaagaGTTAAAAAAGTCACTTTATGCAATATTTTCACAATTTGGACAGATTTTGGATATTGTCGCAATGAAGACCCTAAAAATGAGGGGGCAGGCTTTTGTTATATTCAAAGAAATATCAAGCGCAACTGTTGCTTTAAGAAGCATGCAAGGATTTCCATTTTATGATAAACCAATG aggattcaatattcaaaattggATAGTGATGTCATAGCTAAAGTCAAAGGCACATTTCAAGAGAGGCCAAAACGTCCAAAACTACCCAAAAGTACAGAAGATGGTAAGAAGAAGAAGAACAAGGATCCAAATAGGCCAGCAGTTCCTGGGTTTGGTCAACCTAGTCTCCTCAACAATGTCAATGTTGAACAGCCACCTAACCAGATTCTGTTCCTCACTAATCTACCCGATGAAACTTCTGAAATGATGTTATCTATGCTTTTCAACCA gtTCCCTGGCTTCAAAGAAGTTCGACTTGTGCCTAATAGACATGATATTGCATTTGTTGAATTTGCTAATGAAATGCAGTCTGCCGCAGCAAAGGAAGCACTCCAAGGTTTCAAGATAACACCAACTCATGCAATGAAGATTTCATTTGCAAAGAAATAA
- the LOC125069215 gene encoding mini-chromosome maintenance complex-binding protein isoform X1 — translation MHDFSHDFDTVTPGIWMINEEGWKDKLLKLPNWYKIPLINSNATHNLPDGTLVRFRGMVQDMHNPEFYFEQFEVFNTKTNEVKSKSGKYTDTANIMENEKVNYTENLKSAQRQTIVVVSMPGFNDWAQKLEDEQNHLKHLEQQPNTSKRLNSNYSKLKRSYDESEDDPEAMDVQIELVNKERRTKEDVDESSNVVSREHLLNFPLPDVASKSCIIKVYDDEENLKLNDMIEVVGFLSVDPALSGEFQPAKGSLLEHICETDAEIITHNPPPSLVPRLHAVFVKKLDHCNPLVKENLSQEAILKDANTARDHLLKALTELLLGDKLAAEYLICHLIACVYLRQDTITLGQFCLNISNLPTQKYPNYGLQLYNIIKQFVTKSYYLPLTVENMNTTALLPKKDYDCNRLTSGILQLSKHTHLVLDETKMEQGQLDATGVNNITALGNLIKQQKVEYDFKYYKMEFDSDISVLVLSEGKSLLPSDYHISLRPEESSLEIFDAIVEAATYYLKEDIMNSIRSYLTNLKLVKYSISEDLQFVEDDFIEMRNKADEDNAVTADDLHRLLVLARLVSLSRGQDTLNKECWDITKAMEAERLQRLKTRVARTF, via the exons atgcatGATTTTTCGCATGATTTTGATACCGTCACCCCAGGTATATGGATGATAAATGAAGAAGGATGGAAAGATAAACTTTTAAAGCTGCCCAATTGGTATAAG ATACCATTAATAAATTCGAACGCGACCCACAACCTACCTGATGGCACCTTGGTACGATTTCGGGGTATGGTTCAAGATATGCACAATCCTGAATTCTATTTTGAGCAATTCgaagtatttaatacaaaaacaaatgagGTGAAATCAAAGTCTGGAAAGTACACTGATACAGCTAATATAATG gaaaatgaaaaagtaaattatacagAGAACTTAAAAAGTGCACAAAGACAGACAATAGTTGTAGTTTCAATGCCGGGTTTCAATGATTGGGCTCAAAAACTAGAAGATGAACAAAATCATTTGAAACATCTCGAGCAACAACCGAATACATCAAAgagattaaattcaaattattcaaagtTAAAAAGATCATATGATGAGAGTGAGGATGATCCAGAAGCAATGGATGTACAAATTGAACTGGTAAATAAGGAGAGAAGGACGAAAGAAGACGTAGATGAAAGCTCAAACGTGGTCTCCAGGGAGCATTTACTTAATTTTCCATTGCCTGATGTAGCCAGTAAATCTTGTATAATCAAG GTTTATGATGATGaagaaaatcttaaattaaatgatatgatAGAAGTAGTTGGCTTCCTGTCTGTTGATCCAGCACTCTCAGGAGAATTCCAACCAGCGAAAGGTTCCTTACTGGAACACATTTGTGAAACAGATGCGGAGATAATAACTCACAATCCTCCGCCAAGCTTAGTGCCTAGGTTGCATGCTGTATTTGTTAAGAAATTGGATCATTGTAATCCATTAGTCAAAGAAAATTTAAGTcaag AAGCGATACTCAAAGATGCAAACACAGCTAGGGACCATTTGCTGAAAGCTCTGACAGAATTACTGCTTGGTGATAAATTAGCTGCTGAATACTTAATATGTCATCTCATAGCTTgtgt ATATCTACGTCAAGATACTATCACATTGGGACAATTCTGTCTGAACATATCAAACCTACCAACTCAGAAGTACCCCAACTATGGCCTGCAGCTTTACAACATTATTAAACAGTTTGTCACCAAAAGCTACTATTTACCCCTAACTGTTGAAAATATGAACACAACAGCTCTATTACCAaa AAAAGACTATGATTGCAATAGATTAACAAGTGGTATCCTTCAGTTAAGCAAACACACACATTTAGTTTTAGATGAAACAAAGATGGAACAAGGCCAGTTAGATGCTACCggtgttaataatattacagctttgggtaatttaataaaacaacaaaaagtcGAATATGACTTCAAGTACTATAAAATGGAGTTTGATTCGGACATTTCCGTACTGGTGTTATCAGAAGGCAAATCTTTGCTACCG aGTGACTATCATATATCCTTACGGCCTGAAGAATCATCTCTTGAAATATTTGATGCTATTGTCGAAGCTGCTACATATTACTTGAAAGAAGACATCATGAATAGTATAAGATCTTATTTGACAAATCTTAAACTTGTCAAATATTCAATTAGTGAAGATTTacag TTTGTTGAAGACGATTTTATAGAAATGCGTAACAAAGCAGACGAAGACAACGCTGTAACAGCAGATGATTTACATCGCCTACTTGTTTTGGCTAGATTAGTAAGTTTATCCAGAGGCCAGGATACTTTGAACAAGGAATGCTGGGACATTACAAAAGCTATGGAGGCGGAGAGGTTGCAGCGGTTGAAGACTCGTGTAGCccgtactttttaa
- the LOC125069419 gene encoding integrin-linked protein kinase: MEDIFQWCREGNALQVRVWLDDTEHDMNQGDDHGFSPLHWACKEGHLKIVEMLIRRGARINVTNMGDDTPLHLAAAHGHRPIVQLLLQNRVDVNFTNEHGNSPLHYACFWGYSAIAEDLVLAGALVSLANKDGDTPLDKTRGQLVQRLHEMAVNQGQDLKKIQFKDQSWLGLKTRSRDATLSRHKGININELALHTRIAVSPSGETWRGRWQKNDIVAKIIAVRECTPRVQRDFNEEFPKLRIFSHPNILPVVGCCVSPPSLVVISQYMSWGSLHALLHGGAGGRVVVDAGAAVRLARDVAAGMAYLHSLQRDRVLPAYHLNSKHIMIDEDLTARINMADAKFSFQERGRVYAPAWMAPEALLKPSAKRNWEAADMWSFAVLLWELATREVPFADLSPMECGMKIALEGLRITIPPGISPHISKLIKICMNEDPGKRPSFEMILPILEKMKR, encoded by the exons atggAGGATATATTTCAGTGGTGTAGAGAAGGAAATGCCCTGCAGGTGCGCGTTTGGCTGGATGATACGGAGCATGATATGAATCAAGG TGATGATCATGGCTTCAGCCCATTGCACTGGGCATGTAAGGAGGGTCACCTAAAGATAGTTGAAATGCTTATCAGAAGAGGTGCAAGGATTAATGTTACGAACATGGGAGACGATACCCCATTGCACTTGGCTGCTGCACATGGACACAGACCTATCGTTCAATTG ctaCTTCAAAACAGAGTTGATGTGAATTTCACAAATGAACATGGCAACTCTCCATTGCATTATGCTTGTTTTTGGGGATACAGTGCAATCGCCGAAGACCTAGTTCTTGCTGGGGCTCTTGTGTCACTGGCTAATAAGGATGGGGATACACCGTTGGACAAAACAAGAGGACAACTTGTACAGAG actCCATGAGATGGCTGTAAATCAAGGTCAAGATCTGAAGAAGATACAATTTAAAGACCAGTCGTGGTTGGGCTTGAAGACCAGAAGCCGTGATGCAACTCTTTCTCGACATAAAGGCATTAATATCAACGAATTAGCATTACACACAAGAATCGCAGTATCGCCGTCtg GTGAAACTTGGCGCGGTCGTTGGCAGAAAAATGATATAGTAGCGAAGATAATAGCAGTTCGTGAATGCACACCCCGCGTACAGCGCGACTTTAATGAGGAATTCCCTAAGCTCAGGATATTTTCCCATCCTAATATATTACCTGTG GTGGGGTGCTGCGTGTCGCCGCCGTCGCTGGTGGTGATCTCGCAGTACATGTCGTGGGGCTCGCTGCACGCGCTGCTGCacggcggcgcgggcgggcgCGTGGTGGTGGACGCGGGCGCGGCCGTGCGCCTGGCGCGCGACGTGGCGGCCGGCATGGCCTACCTGCACTCGCTGCAGCGCGACCGCGTGCTGCCCGCCTACCACCTCAACAGCAAGCACATCATG attgACGAGGATTTGACAGCGCGTATCAACATGGCTGATGCGAAGTTTTCTTTCCAAGAGAGGGGTCGTGTTTACGCACCGGCTTGGATGGCTCCTGAGGCCTTATTGAAACCGAGTGCTAAAAGGAACTGGGAAGCCGCCGATATGTGGAGCTTTGCGGTGCTTCTATGGGAGCTGGCGACTAGAGAG GTCCCGTTCGCTGACCTTTCGCCAATGGAATGCGGAATGAAGATAGCTCTTGAAGGCCTAAGGATCACGATCCCCCCGGGCATCTCTCCCCACATTTCGaaactcattaaaatatgtatgaatgAGGATCCAGGTAAACGACCATCATTTGAAATGATTTTACCCATCCTTGAGAAAATGAAACGCTGA
- the LOC125069215 gene encoding mini-chromosome maintenance complex-binding protein isoform X2: MHDFSHDFDTVTPGIWMINEEGWKDKLLKLPNWYKIPLINSNATHNLPDGTLVRFRGMVQDMHNPEFYFEQFEVFNTKTNEVKSKSGKYTDTANIMENEKVNYTENLKSAQRQTIVVVSMPGFNDWAQKLEDEQNHLKHLEQQPNTSKRLNSNYSKLKRSYDESEDDPEAMDVQIELVNKERRTKEDVDESSNVVSREHLLNFPLPDVASKSCIIKVYDDEENLKLNDMIEVVGFLSVDPALSGEFQPAKGSLLEHICETDAEIITHNPPPSLVPRLHAVFVKKLDHCNPLVKENLSQAILKDANTARDHLLKALTELLLGDKLAAEYLICHLIACVYLRQDTITLGQFCLNISNLPTQKYPNYGLQLYNIIKQFVTKSYYLPLTVENMNTTALLPKKDYDCNRLTSGILQLSKHTHLVLDETKMEQGQLDATGVNNITALGNLIKQQKVEYDFKYYKMEFDSDISVLVLSEGKSLLPSDYHISLRPEESSLEIFDAIVEAATYYLKEDIMNSIRSYLTNLKLVKYSISEDLQFVEDDFIEMRNKADEDNAVTADDLHRLLVLARLVSLSRGQDTLNKECWDITKAMEAERLQRLKTRVARTF; the protein is encoded by the exons atgcatGATTTTTCGCATGATTTTGATACCGTCACCCCAGGTATATGGATGATAAATGAAGAAGGATGGAAAGATAAACTTTTAAAGCTGCCCAATTGGTATAAG ATACCATTAATAAATTCGAACGCGACCCACAACCTACCTGATGGCACCTTGGTACGATTTCGGGGTATGGTTCAAGATATGCACAATCCTGAATTCTATTTTGAGCAATTCgaagtatttaatacaaaaacaaatgagGTGAAATCAAAGTCTGGAAAGTACACTGATACAGCTAATATAATG gaaaatgaaaaagtaaattatacagAGAACTTAAAAAGTGCACAAAGACAGACAATAGTTGTAGTTTCAATGCCGGGTTTCAATGATTGGGCTCAAAAACTAGAAGATGAACAAAATCATTTGAAACATCTCGAGCAACAACCGAATACATCAAAgagattaaattcaaattattcaaagtTAAAAAGATCATATGATGAGAGTGAGGATGATCCAGAAGCAATGGATGTACAAATTGAACTGGTAAATAAGGAGAGAAGGACGAAAGAAGACGTAGATGAAAGCTCAAACGTGGTCTCCAGGGAGCATTTACTTAATTTTCCATTGCCTGATGTAGCCAGTAAATCTTGTATAATCAAG GTTTATGATGATGaagaaaatcttaaattaaatgatatgatAGAAGTAGTTGGCTTCCTGTCTGTTGATCCAGCACTCTCAGGAGAATTCCAACCAGCGAAAGGTTCCTTACTGGAACACATTTGTGAAACAGATGCGGAGATAATAACTCACAATCCTCCGCCAAGCTTAGTGCCTAGGTTGCATGCTGTATTTGTTAAGAAATTGGATCATTGTAATCCATTAGTCAAAGAAAATTTAAGTcaag CGATACTCAAAGATGCAAACACAGCTAGGGACCATTTGCTGAAAGCTCTGACAGAATTACTGCTTGGTGATAAATTAGCTGCTGAATACTTAATATGTCATCTCATAGCTTgtgt ATATCTACGTCAAGATACTATCACATTGGGACAATTCTGTCTGAACATATCAAACCTACCAACTCAGAAGTACCCCAACTATGGCCTGCAGCTTTACAACATTATTAAACAGTTTGTCACCAAAAGCTACTATTTACCCCTAACTGTTGAAAATATGAACACAACAGCTCTATTACCAaa AAAAGACTATGATTGCAATAGATTAACAAGTGGTATCCTTCAGTTAAGCAAACACACACATTTAGTTTTAGATGAAACAAAGATGGAACAAGGCCAGTTAGATGCTACCggtgttaataatattacagctttgggtaatttaataaaacaacaaaaagtcGAATATGACTTCAAGTACTATAAAATGGAGTTTGATTCGGACATTTCCGTACTGGTGTTATCAGAAGGCAAATCTTTGCTACCG aGTGACTATCATATATCCTTACGGCCTGAAGAATCATCTCTTGAAATATTTGATGCTATTGTCGAAGCTGCTACATATTACTTGAAAGAAGACATCATGAATAGTATAAGATCTTATTTGACAAATCTTAAACTTGTCAAATATTCAATTAGTGAAGATTTacag TTTGTTGAAGACGATTTTATAGAAATGCGTAACAAAGCAGACGAAGACAACGCTGTAACAGCAGATGATTTACATCGCCTACTTGTTTTGGCTAGATTAGTAAGTTTATCCAGAGGCCAGGATACTTTGAACAAGGAATGCTGGGACATTACAAAAGCTATGGAGGCGGAGAGGTTGCAGCGGTTGAAGACTCGTGTAGCccgtactttttaa